GAGGCATAAGTACCATGACCAAAATCTGCAATTTTGAAATCGTTCTGGATAGTGTAAAAACGTGATTGCGTCGAGTATAGCCCCTCAAGGGGCGATCGCATTAACTTACTGGCGCAGGTGACAGGGTTGCAAAACGCCGCCCTGGATGTATCATTCTTACTTCTCCTCCCCTGCCTCGTTAATTTTATCGAGGTGTTTTTATAGCTATTTAATATGCGTTTAAATTTAATATGTGTTTACTATGATGTCTATTGGAGTTACGAAAGGCGATCGCGTGACGCGGCAAAAGGCGTTATAAATCTTAGCACCTGCTCAACCAGATGATTTTATCAGAAAAAAGTATCTACGAAACGAAACAAAACAGAACCTAACGTAGAGTATCTAATACCGTTTCACTTTAAGGTTGATATACATGGGCAAGCTCTTGAGGCAGGGGAAGCAAGAAAAGTGATGTGTATCAAGAATTTCGTGAAATGGTATAACTCTGAGGCTCTATGCATTTTAATACCATTGCTATTTAAAACATTAGAACTAGATGAAAAGATATTAGATGACAACAATGAAAGCTACTTTTCAAGGAAACCAATCTTTAGTTCTCATTGTTGATGATGAAGTATTTAATCGGGAAGTACTACGGCTTTTCTTAGAGCAGGAAGGATATCGAATAGCGGAAGCCAAAAATGGCATAGAGGCCTTAACTGCTTTTCATCAGCTGCATCCCGATTTAGTACTCCTTGACGCTATGATGCCAGGTATGGATGGGTTTGAGTGTTGCTCTTTGATGCTGTCTGTTGAAGAAAGCAAATACACTCCAGTTTTAATGATTACAGTCCTTGAGGATAAAGAGTCAGTTGACCGTGCATTTAAAGTAGGCGCAACAGATTATATGATCAAACCGATTCACTGGCCAGTTTTACGTCAACGGTTAAGATGCTTAATTCAGCAATCCCAGCTACATCGAAAATTCGAAGCCGCTAACCTAGAAGTGCAGCGATTGGCTACTGTAGCTACTATCGATTTCTTAACTCAAGTAGCTAACCGCCGATGGTTTGAAGAGTATCTTGACCAGCAATGGCGGCAAATGGCACGGGAACGACAACCTCTTTCTTTAATGCTCTGCGATGTTGATTTTTTCAAATCTTACAACGATACTTATGGTCATTTAATGGGCGATCACGCTCTTATAGAAATTGCTAGAGCCATCAAAGATATGGTTCAACGTCCGGCTGATTTAGTTGCCCGTTTTGGTGGGGAAGAATTTGCGGTAATTTTAATTAATACAGATGCACTTGGTGCTACTTACATTGCACAGAAAATTACTGTTGCTTTACGAACACTGGCAATTCCTCATCGGAATTCACAAGTTAGTTCTTATGTAACCATAAGTATTGGGTTAGCAACAATAATTCCTGAGCCTAATTCTGATTTTGAAGAAATAATCGCTGCCGCTGACCAAGCATTATATCAAGCAAAGGCAGCAGGACGTGATCGCTTTATCCACAGTCAACTGCAAACTAAAAATCCAGAATTTAGGCACATTCTTGAAGTAGCAAAGCAGTTCGCCTTAGATGTGCAACAAGATAGGAAGAAAGCCCAGCAGGTTATGCAAAAAGCCCAGCAGGTTAGAGCAGAAGCCCAGCAGGTTATGGAAAAAGCCCAGCAGGTTAGAGCAGAAGCCGAACAGGTTATGAAGAAAACTCAACAGGTTAGGAAGAAACTTCAGCAGTTTTAATACAAGGTTTAGAACTACTTAAATCATTGCCTAACTCATAATAAAGTCACCCATCCAGGTGTAGGCATACGGAAAAATTAACAGCTACTATGAAGGAAGATTAAGCAATTAGAAAGCTAATTATCTGTTTACTTAAGAGTTTATTAGTCAATATTTAGCCTAGCCCTCAACTTTCAAACTACTCCCGCACAGCAATTTTGTAAGCTTCCGTATATGACCACGCATATAGAACTTCCCTTTATTGGCAAAAAAATTAAGTATCCATTGCGCTGGCTGATGGGATTAATGGCAGCGGGTGCTGTGGTTGTTGGGACAACGACTACTTATACCTTACTCAATCAAGGCATAAGCAAAGAAGATATTACACAACTTACAGTGCCAGTGGCAGCAAAAAATGTTACCTTACGGATTCCAGCCAGTGGTAAGGTAGTGCCAGTTCAGAGTGTGAATATTAGTCCAAAGAACCCCGGAGTCTTGGGGCAATTGTATGTGGAACAAGGCGATCGCGTGCAGCAAGGACAAATTCTCGCCCGCATGGATATTGGCGACATTCAAGCACAAATCCTTCAATACCGTGCGAATTTAGCGCAATCACAAGCCCAATTAGATGAAGCCCGTGCAGGGAATCGTCCCCAAGAAATTGCTCAAGCCAAAGCGCGTTTGGCACAAGCCCAAGCACAGCTTGCCGCAGGTCGTGCTGGTAATCGTTCCCAAGAGATTGGACAAGCTCAAGCGCAGGTGAATTCCGCAAAAGCGCAGGTGAATCTGTCACAAGCACGGGTAAAACGATATCGGCAACTAGCCCAACAAGGCGCAATTTCTCAAGATCAGCTTGAACAATATATTAGTGAAAACCAAACCGCCGAAGCTAGTTTAGAGGAAGCGCAAAAACGACTATCACTTTTACAAAGTGGTACTCGCAGTGAGGAAATCACTCGCCAAGAAGCAGCCGTTACTGAAGCACGGGCAGCATTAGTATTGTTAGAAAATGGTACGCGTCCAGAGGAAATTGCCCAGCGGGAAGCAGCCGTGAAAGCTGCTCTGGCTCAGTTAGAAGCCGCTCAAGTGAAGCTTAATGATACAGTAATCCGCGCTCCCTTTACTGGGATTGTGACGCAGAAATATGCCAACATCGGCTCATTTGTAACTCCAACAACTTCTGCCTCTACTAGTGCATCAGCAACTTCTAGTTCAATTGTCGCTGTGGCACGGGGTTTAGAAGTGTTAGCACAAGTTCCAGAAGCTGATATCGGCAGAATTAGACAAGGACAGCA
This region of Nostoc sp. UHCC 0302 genomic DNA includes:
- a CDS encoding diguanylate cyclase; this translates as MKATFQGNQSLVLIVDDEVFNREVLRLFLEQEGYRIAEAKNGIEALTAFHQLHPDLVLLDAMMPGMDGFECCSLMLSVEESKYTPVLMITVLEDKESVDRAFKVGATDYMIKPIHWPVLRQRLRCLIQQSQLHRKFEAANLEVQRLATVATIDFLTQVANRRWFEEYLDQQWRQMARERQPLSLMLCDVDFFKSYNDTYGHLMGDHALIEIARAIKDMVQRPADLVARFGGEEFAVILINTDALGATYIAQKITVALRTLAIPHRNSQVSSYVTISIGLATIIPEPNSDFEEIIAAADQALYQAKAAGRDRFIHSQLQTKNPEFRHILEVAKQFALDVQQDRKKAQQVMQKAQQVRAEAQQVMEKAQQVRAEAEQVMKKTQQVRKKLQQF
- a CDS encoding efflux RND transporter periplasmic adaptor subunit — protein: MTTHIELPFIGKKIKYPLRWLMGLMAAGAVVVGTTTTYTLLNQGISKEDITQLTVPVAAKNVTLRIPASGKVVPVQSVNISPKNPGVLGQLYVEQGDRVQQGQILARMDIGDIQAQILQYRANLAQSQAQLDEARAGNRPQEIAQAKARLAQAQAQLAAGRAGNRSQEIGQAQAQVNSAKAQVNLSQARVKRYRQLAQQGAISQDQLEQYISENQTAEASLEEAQKRLSLLQSGTRSEEITRQEAAVTEARAALVLLENGTRPEEIAQREAAVKAALAQLEAAQVKLNDTVIRAPFTGIVTQKYANIGSFVTPTTSASTSASATSSSIVAVARGLEVLAQVPEADIGRIRQGQQVEIVADAYPDQVFKGQVRLIAPEAVVEQGVTSFQVRVTLNTGTDKLRSGLNVDLTFLGDRVNNALVLPTVAIVTEKGRTGVLIPDASNKPLFREITVGAQIQDQTQILGGIKEGDRVFINPPKDYKIEKAKEQNNS